The genomic region CCCTTGTTTGAAATAATGCATTCACAGCCCAATTTTTTTCTAAATCATCTATTTTACAATCAATAATAAGCTCATCAATTAATTCAAGTGCGGATAAATCAAATACATAGCACTTCCCTTCAGTGGTACAAAATATTCCGAACCTATCATTGATTTTCTGTACATTGGATAATGAATCTTCTTTAAATAAAGAATATGTCTTTTCAGCAATCGGCGTAAAATCGGAGGAGGAAATTTTAAAAAAGTTTGAGCTATAAAAATCAGCAAGCAAAGCATATTTATCGAAGCTAAACATATACGATAAATTCTTCGGAAACTTATATATTATTTTCAGCTCATTTTGAGTTAATTCTATGCAATAATCTTGAGAACCGTCTTGTCCTGCTGCAAAGGATACTACTATGCGATTTTTTTCATTTAAACTTGTAAAAGCTATATCTGAATCGCTCAATTCATCTTCCATTTTTATAGAAGCAATTTTGTTTGCAGCTTTATCGAATGCCATTATGCGTACACAATTTTCGTCCAGCCGTTTTGCAGCCCAAATAATCTTATTTGAATGAGGAGATTGATAGATAATATCAGCTTCGGGGTTGTTGATTATTTTTTCAATCTCGACACTTGGTTTCCTGTTAATGCCCTCTAAACAACCTTTGCTTTTAGTATAAAATTTAGCATAAATCATAGTTTGTTGCTTTCTCTCTAATCCTCATCTGTTTTGTAAGTGCCGATGAAGACAAATTTCTCGGGATTATTCTTAATGTAATCTGTCAGCTTATCGCTAAAGTCCTCGTTTTCATAGAAGAACCTGTCATGCTTATCTAAAAAATCATAAAGAGCTTCTTCATCTTTTTCTTCCGCTTTTGAAAGCATATCCCAGCGCTGCTTCCTATCAAAAGAAACATCTCCGCCAAAAAATTCTATCACCTCCAGCAAGTTATTATATAAATTATCTATGCCGAAAAGTTTGAAAGCCTCCAACGCATCTTTCCACACAATACCGGTGGAGTTAAAAAATAGTTGATGATGCCCGCCGTTATCGGTTTCCGCTGCATACCACTGCAAGGCTAATAAGTAACGCTGCTCCGCAGTAAAATCTTTAGCCGATTTTAAATACTCTTCATAAGTTCCGTAAATATTTACGGTCCACCACATCGGGTTGGTAAGTCGATAAAGGTCAATTTCCTCACCCATTTCTTTAATAACTTCTACAGTTAGATTTTCATTAATTGTTTTCATATATCAAGCTCCTTATATTTAATTTTGCAGGGGCACGAATAAAAGGTTTTTACATTGACATTTCCAACCGCTAACTTTCCCAATCGATGGATATGATTTTTGCATCTTCACCGAATTTTACGCAGAGTATTTCATCGCTTTCATCAGGCGCAATCATAAAATCCATTGTGATATGCGGCCCTTCACTTTCAATCCATAAGCCGATATTGGTTATCTTCATTTTCGTTACAAACTCGGTAATATCACTCGGTAAATCTTCCAGTCCGCATTCTTCAATATGAAAGTCAATATAGTAGCTGTCATCTTTTAAATATGTTATCAGCGCTTTTCTTGCTTCTTTTATTTTATCGTCTATGTTCTCAAGAAACTGTGCATAAAGGTCGAGTATGCCGGTAGACGGTTCTACATTTTTGCCGAGCCAAAGCCATGTGTCTATCCCCTGAACCTCTTTTTCCCAAATTACATCTACATCATCTGTTGTCGCAAGATTCAACTGACCGAAATATTGATGTTCCATTTTTTTCATAACTTAATCTCCAATAAAACCTTTTTGCAGCAAATATCAATTTGCGAAAAGAGTTTTTTCCGTGCTTTTGTAACGCAGTTAAAAAGCACATATAATAATGCGACGTTTGTCGAAAGACAAACTCGGCAGATAAACAGTGAGGCTGAATTCCTGCCGAACTGTTTATCATGACTCCAATAAAACCTTTTTGTAAGTATATCAAAAAATGAAACTTTTGTCTGTGGACACAGGTACTGATAAATACTATATTATTTAATCTTTATGTGGAGGTTTATATGATACCGACAAAAGAATGGATTGAAAAATATGAAAAAGTGAAGGAACTGCTTGTATCTCCGGTGCATTACGGTAACTTGTTTTCTCAAGATGGAGTACATGGGAAAAAGTTATTTATATTGCCGATGGGAACCGTGCATTTTCCTACGGGAAATATTTTGGTGCGTGATCCGCTTGTCTACCTTGACAAAAACGAAGAGCCGTATCTGCAAAAAGTACCTACAGGAATTTTTCCATTAGAAACTTTGGTTGTCGAAATAGAAGAAGACCATTACCGATATGTTGCAACACGGGTAAAATTTTCCGATGAAAAGGCTGCCGTATATCGTGAAGCCTTGATAGGCAATGAAGATTTGGACGACGTCAATGGAGAAAGTTTTTTCGGATTTAATGTCGATGCAGGGCTTGCAACGGTTGTCGATGTAAAAACACGGGATGCCTATTGCGATTTTGAAAGCCGTTGGGCAAACGAAAATCCCGACAAAAATATATACGACGATTATTTTGCAAAAGAGTTCAAAAAGAGTTATGCAGCAAATCCGCGCTTTCAACGCGACGGCGGGGACTGGATTAACTATCCGTTAGAAGGAACGGACTTGACCGTTCCTATGATACAAAGCGGTTTCGGTGATGGAAAATATCCGGTATATTTCGGCTACGATAAAAACGATGTTGTCTGTGAGCTTGTCATCGAATATATTTTTGCCGGATAAAAATAGCGATGTATATTTGATTAACTAACTTTCCCAACCGATTTATCGAATCGGTTAAGGACTGGAAAAAATTCGGATCATAAGGTAGCAGTATAGAGAGCGAAAAATATGGATAATATTAATTTATTACAGCTAAAACAAAGGCTTGATTCGATAGACTGGAGCGGTAATTTCGAAAAGGCGGATAAAGAGCATTATGAGACCCTCGACAGACTGTGTGAATATATCGAGGTAGAACTTGGCAGAAATCCGAAATCTGAAACGATAGATAATGCCCTCTTACTCCTTGCAGAAAACATAGGCTGTGCCGAAGATTTTGCAAGATACGAAGAAAACTTTGTAAACAAGCTTGCAGACAAAGGGCTGCTGACCAAAGAACGGACTAAATTATTTTACAATAATACAAACAGAAGACAAGGATAGAACTTTATTGTGTAGGATAGAAAATTATGCAGGTAAAATTAGATAAAATTTCAGAGTGGACGACGACAGGATTCGAGCTAAGCAACGGTGCATATCAATATGCTCCTATCAATGCAAAAAATCATTTTGCACGAGGAAAAGACGAATTTGTTATCTGGGGCAACGGTGATGACGGCACGAGCTACGGTATCGTTTGGATAAAGGCGGGGCGATGGTCATTCATTCCGTCTCCCGCACAAAAGAAAAGCTGGAATAAGCCCGTTTTGTTGGATACAGGTTCCGATATTTTAGTTATTAGCGGAGAAGACAAAAAAGCCTGGTGGGTGTCGTCTCCCGAGCAGAAGCCGTGCGAAGTAGTAAGTGAAAACCTGTGTGCCGCAGAGAATATCACGGAGATTTCCACACTTGGCGAAAAGGGGGTTTATCCGATTATTTGCCGTGTCGACGGAGAGGTCTTTGCCGCAAATAGTTTTACCTCTCTACATTATGATAATGAGACGCATACGCTGCACTGGGACAAGCAACTCACCCCTGTGTTTACAAATGAAAAAGTCCGAAGCAATTTTATGCAATCCTTGGAACGGGCAGAGGGTATCCATCACAAAATGGATTTTAGTTACTCCTATCCCCAGATAGGCAGCCTTATGATAAAAGATAATTCGATTTATGCCTTCGTGGAAGCTGATACGGTAAATCCTTGCCGCTTATCACAATTTAAATATTATTGGTATCTCGAACTCACCCAAGACGGTATCTACAAGAGGAAAATATGGGGAAAGGAAAAATTGGAAAAGCTTGCACAAAAGCATGGCTTGAGGGGAAAATTCAGCGCCCAAAAAGAATATCTGATCCTATCCCCGATTTTCAAGACAGATGAATGGAAAGGAAACCAAAAACTGTTGAGATTGTCTGACCTGGAACTTCTCGATATTACATTCCCAAGAGGATATTCCAAATTCAGGATTATGGATATTTGGGATAATCACGTATTTATCAGCGATGAGATAAATCATATCGCCCTGTGCAAAATGGCGGTATAGGTACTTTTTGAGAGGAGGTATCGGTACTCTCTCTTATCGTATCCCTTGCCGTTACAATAGTCGACTTGACAAACAATATCCTTCTCTTTAATATTAAATTAAAATTCAATTTTGATAAAAAGACAAGCGATTTTGAGATGCAAGTATTGAAAGAAGAAGTGAGAAATAGAATTCTCGCCGCAGCAGAAAAAATATTTTATGAACAAGATTATAGAAGCGCCAAGCTGACGGATATTGCAGATGAGGCTGATATTCCTGTAGCACTCATTTATACTTATTTCAAGAATAAGGAAGTTTTGTTTGATACGGTTGTTGCCGGTATAACCGAGTATTTTACGAATGCGCTGGAAAAAGAAGAAGCTATGGAGTCGGGGCTGCCGTCAACACGTTTTGAAAAAATCGGCGCGGAATATGTGCACGGGCTTTTAAAAAATCATATAAAGCTCGTCATTCTGATGGATAAAAGTTCCGGCACCAAACACGCCGGAGCAAAAAACCGATGGGTTGAACGACTGCAGTTGCATATCGAAAAAGGAGCCGCGCAGTTTGCGCATGGCTCCTATGATCCTGCACTGTTTCATATTCTTTCCAATAATTATGTTGAGGGGCTTTTAGAAATTGCACGCCATTATAAAAACGACGAATGGGCGATGGAAATGTTCACGTTAATGAACCGATGTTATTATCACGGAGTTGAATCGTTATAACCCATAGTTGTGGCATAAACAATGGAAGAGAAGGAGCGGCAAACCGCTCCTTATTTTAGGTTATAATACTGAATATATATTCAATATTATTTAGTTTTGAAGACATGGATGTTAACACTTGATGATGATAAGGAGTTATTTGAAATGACTGAAAAAGAATTGAAAAAGCCTATGACGGATAAACAAGTTGGAGCGGCGTATGTTTTTACGCTGGCTAAGGCGGAGCGAGGAAAGTTGGCTACGGGTATGGTACTTGCAGCGATCGGCTCGATGTTGTCGTTGGTTCCGTACATTGCGGTGTACCGGATTTTGGAAATGATTATTGCTCGGTCGATGAGTGCGGAAGCGCTTTTACATTGGGCTGTTATGTGTGTTGCAGCAGCGGCGGTACAGGCAGTGTTGATGTCGATTGCGGGAATTTGTTCGCACACGGCGGCATTTAATACGATGCATACGGTAAAGATAAAAGTCTTGCAACATATCTCGTACCTGAATGCAGGCTTCTTTCAAAAAAATGCAGCGGGTAAAATCAAGACAACCCTGTTCGATGACATCGATAGAGTGGAAGCTTTTTTAGCGCACAGCACTTTGGAACTCACGCAGGCGGCGGTTGTTCCCCTTGCGATGTTTGTATTTATGCTGCATCTCCATTGGCTTATGGCATTGGTTATGCTCGTTCCTATGCTGCTCGGTATTGCCGCTCCGATGATGATGATAGCGGCAAGTAATTTTTCGGGATTGGCGAACGATTTTGCAAAGGATATGGAAGCCTTGAATGCATCGGCTACGGAATATATTTCTGCAATGCCGGTGATGAAGATGTACCGCGTAACAGCCGAAAAATTTCAACAGTACAAAACCGCTTTACAGACGTATACTGTTTGCTGGAAAAAGATGTGCAGCGCTTCGTGTAATCCGCTTTCGGCAGCATCGGTTATTTTGGATTCGGCAATCTTATTCACTCTGCCGGCAGGAGGGTTCCTTTATGTAAGAGGCTCACTGTCGGTTTCTTCTTTTTTGATTTTTATTCTTTTGACGGTGTGCTTTTATACATCGTTTTTAAATTCGGTTACGATTGCTATGCAGTCGATGGAACTCGGCGGCGGACTTGCAGCGGTTAAAAAAATTTTGGAAGAGCCGCAGATGAAAAGCGGAACAAAAACGCTTCCGCTAAACGGCCGTTATGATGTCCGGTTTGACGGTGTTTCATTTTCGTATGGAGAAGACGGACGGAATGCTTTAAATGATGTTTCGCTATGTGTAAAGGCGGGAACCGTCAACGCCTTTGTCGGAGCTTCCGGTGCAGGCAAGACCACCGCCGCCCAGCTTATCGGACGATATTGGGATAGCTCTGCGGGCACTATTTCTATCGGCGGTATTCCCGTTACGGAACTGCAAACGGAGAACCTTATGGCGCTTACCTCGTTTGTATTTCAAGATGTGTTTTTATTGGAAGACACGCTGCTCGAAAATATCCGCATGGGAAGTGACGCTTCTTTGGAGGAAGTACGCAAGGCAGCACAGGCAGCTCAAATTGACGATTTTATTATGAGTTTACCCGACGGTTATGAAACGAAAATCGGCACAGAGGGTATAAAGGTTTCAGGCGGAGAGCGGCAACGGATTTCTATTGCGCGTGCGTTAGTTAAAAATGCGCCTATCCTCATTTTTGATGAAGCAACTTCATATTCGGACATTCAAAATGAACATAAGATTCAAGTCGCATTGCAAAATTTGCTCAAAGGAAAAACGGTCATTATGATTGCGCACCGTCTGCACACGATAAAAAATGCGGATACTATTTTTGTCTTTGAAAAAGGCAGCATCGCTGAACAAGGTAGCCATACTGAACTGATGAATAAAAACGGTTTGTATGCACAGATGCAGCGCACGTATATATTCGCTCTCAACCACGGTAGTATAAATGTAAAGGAGGAAAACTGATATGTTAAAACTGATTGCACATATATTAAAAGAAAAACGGAAAGCATTAAGGCTGCCGATTATTTTAATGTCGCTTGATTCCGCGGGCGGTATGCTCTTATACATTATGCTCTATTTTACGGTGGTAGGATTAGTACGTAACACATTGACCGGAGAAATTATCATTACCTATTCGCTGGTTTGTTTGGGAGCGGTGGTGTTCCGTTTAATTATTTACCGCACGGGTTACTACCTCTGCTTTGCTCGCGGGGCGGAAGTATGTGCGCACATGCGGCTTGATTTGGCAAATCACTATCGCGCGTTAAGCCTCGGCTATTTTAACCGGCACAGTTCAGGCGCTCTTTTGGAAACCCTTGTAAAAGATATTACCAATTTTGAACTGATCATTACGCATACGCTTCCCGCACTGGTAAAAACTGCGGTAACGGCGGCGCTGATTTTAATCGGTATGTATTGTATCGATGTTTCCTTGGCGATAGCGCAAACAATAACGCTCCTTGTGCTTGTTCCGTTTTTGCATTGGGGAAACAGCTTGGCGGAACATTTCGGAAATGAAAAGCATCGACTCACCGCTCGTATGATTTCCATTGTGCTGGAATACATTAAAGGAATAAAAGTGTTTAAGGCGTATAATCTAACCGGAGAAAAATTTGACAGAATGCTGCAGTCGTTGGAAACGGTAAGAAAAACCAATATCAAAGCGGAAATAAAACTTTCGCTGCCTGCTGCCGTCTATTTTATAGCAGCTCATTTTTTACTGCCGCTTGCTCTTTTATCTTCGGTATATATTCTGAAGAGCGGATCGGTCAGCCCCGAAAAACTCACCGCTTTTATGTTGATGAGCCTTGCGCTTTCGGGGGTATTAATTTCATTTGAACACGCATACGGTTTACTAAAAGGTTTAAAGCCTGCGGCGGAACATGTGCAAAAAGCGTATACGGCTCAACCCCTACCGTGTTTACAAACCGCTGGAACTGCAAAGGTAAATACCGGCACAACGGTGGAAGAAACAAGGCAGGAACAAAGACAGCCTTTTGACGTTTCCTTTGAGGATGTTTCATTTTCTTATCGAGAACCGTTCCATACGTTTCAAAACCAAAGCGGTGAAGCTAATGCCGAACGGGAAATAGACGGTGCAAAACAAACAGCGGTATTGCATTCTATTTCTTTTGAGGCAAAGCAGGGAACGATAACTGCTCTCATCGGCCCGTCAGGTTCAGGCAAAACCACGATTGCCAATTTGATAGCCCGCTTTTGGGATCCGCAAAAAGGTACGGTTAAAATCGGCGGAAAGGATATAAAAGAAACAGAACCCGATACGCTTTTGCAGTCTGTCAGTGCGGTATTTCAAGACAGCATTTTACTGTCGGACACCATTTACAATAATATTAAAATCGGAAAGCCCGATGCTTCGGAATCGGAGGTTATCGCTGCGGCACAGGCAGCTCAATGTCATGAGTTTATCA from Treponema vincentii harbors:
- a CDS encoding ABC transporter ATP-binding protein — encoded protein: MLKLIAHILKEKRKALRLPIILMSLDSAGGMLLYIMLYFTVVGLVRNTLTGEIIITYSLVCLGAVVFRLIIYRTGYYLCFARGAEVCAHMRLDLANHYRALSLGYFNRHSSGALLETLVKDITNFELIITHTLPALVKTAVTAALILIGMYCIDVSLAIAQTITLLVLVPFLHWGNSLAEHFGNEKHRLTARMISIVLEYIKGIKVFKAYNLTGEKFDRMLQSLETVRKTNIKAEIKLSLPAAVYFIAAHFLLPLALLSSVYILKSGSVSPEKLTAFMLMSLALSGVLISFEHAYGLLKGLKPAAEHVQKAYTAQPLPCLQTAGTAKVNTGTTVEETRQEQRQPFDVSFEDVSFSYREPFHTFQNQSGEANAEREIDGAKQTAVLHSISFEAKQGTITALIGPSGSGKTTIANLIARFWDPQKGTVKIGGKDIKETEPDTLLQSVSAVFQDSILLSDTIYNNIKIGKPDASESEVIAAAQAAQCHEFISELPDGYNTLLAEGGAALSGGERQRIAIARALLKNAPIVLLDESTASLDADNEWKINAALDTLMQGKTVFVIAHRLNTIRNADQIIVLKNGRIEETGTHTELMQKRGTYFEMIQEQQKAAGWEVAKNL
- a CDS encoding DUF2004 domain-containing protein; its protein translation is MKKMEHQYFGQLNLATTDDVDVIWEKEVQGIDTWLWLGKNVEPSTGILDLYAQFLENIDDKIKEARKALITYLKDDSYYIDFHIEECGLEDLPSDITEFVTKMKITNIGLWIESEGPHITMDFMIAPDESDEILCVKFGEDAKIISIDWES
- a CDS encoding TetR/AcrR family transcriptional regulator, whose protein sequence is MQVLKEEVRNRILAAAEKIFYEQDYRSAKLTDIADEADIPVALIYTYFKNKEVLFDTVVAGITEYFTNALEKEEAMESGLPSTRFEKIGAEYVHGLLKNHIKLVILMDKSSGTKHAGAKNRWVERLQLHIEKGAAQFAHGSYDPALFHILSNNYVEGLLEIARHYKNDEWAMEMFTLMNRCYYHGVESL
- a CDS encoding DUF4241 domain-containing protein produces the protein MIPTKEWIEKYEKVKELLVSPVHYGNLFSQDGVHGKKLFILPMGTVHFPTGNILVRDPLVYLDKNEEPYLQKVPTGIFPLETLVVEIEEDHYRYVATRVKFSDEKAAVYREALIGNEDLDDVNGESFFGFNVDAGLATVVDVKTRDAYCDFESRWANENPDKNIYDDYFAKEFKKSYAANPRFQRDGGDWINYPLEGTDLTVPMIQSGFGDGKYPVYFGYDKNDVVCELVIEYIFAG
- a CDS encoding DMP19 family protein, translated to MKTINENLTVEVIKEMGEEIDLYRLTNPMWWTVNIYGTYEEYLKSAKDFTAEQRYLLALQWYAAETDNGGHHQLFFNSTGIVWKDALEAFKLFGIDNLYNNLLEVIEFFGGDVSFDRKQRWDMLSKAEEKDEEALYDFLDKHDRFFYENEDFSDKLTDYIKNNPEKFVFIGTYKTDED